A window from Gossypium raimondii isolate GPD5lz chromosome 7, ASM2569854v1, whole genome shotgun sequence encodes these proteins:
- the LOC105804698 gene encoding calcineurin-binding protein 1 isoform X3 has protein sequence MLKWITILPTVICYNSSSGHYESALRCYLQAVEIDNKDSVVWNQLGTLSCSMGSLSISRWAFEQGLLCSPNNWNCMEKLLEVLIAIGDEVTCLSVAELILRHWPSHSRALHVKNTIEETESAPFAPRGIDKLEPKHVRLKFHDKRKAPDENLDEGTALKKLNQNIELQIAEASWAALIDGLLGILLPLNGCGSEVGTGKLYRSGDVRLSILFPPCAEIVMEPVEKKEPTLAPSGESMPPSDNDSQRASSSKEKESNLLEEQPQERRSTRLESLRSRKPGKEELDFTAGKDLAKIVLQLLEPFVISKPDSKGSEVIGNCSVSCADQANSLDMESRDVANFVRETSKNYGAYHIGHLLLEHAASKSLVCLDAHVKFLELEKLLRNWGQDRTPECSLFLAELYYDIVSSPSNSNNLSEFLSEASYHLCKIIESVALDHPFHSTFGNKNFSSLKSFQGTDAISPDSSICESSHLDSSLLSNKSPFWARYFWLSGKLSVRDGNKAKAYEEFCISMSLLAKNENADNSCMVQLPHCKISKELTVERILHEINLLKVDFLLEKTLGEMIEKEVFVECVTLLAPLLFSANSLSPSLASDPKGDGVTPVELSALDILIKACQKIKPMDMEVYLTSHTRKLQILMALAGMGECVAFGKAFHQKSVPKMLSGPEMVSSDGTSKHWNDLVTEEVKEILQCVSQVKNFIDQSGESNGIGLVSIFSDLQSLLLAMMYNIANNVFCKKSSMQVNADHLEQKQSNCFIDAAIAFCKLQHLDSSVTVKSQVELIVATHDLLAEYGLCCAGEGGEGEEATFLKFAIKHLLALDMKLKSSFNSSSREISPDDRQPSNDNDFKTSENEISSDKKGERMCGTHNSESITAMKDDIEGITSKGTPSFSGQEKDNAIALQKQCTNVDKINLGEKCGHQLDEGDDELSEDEKEELELIIDNALDQCFFCLYGLNLRSDSSYDDELAVHKNTSRGDYQTKEQCADVFQYILPSAKASSRTGLVKLRRVLRTIRKHFPQPPEEILAGNIIDKFFDADLCEEELSEMAGSEGYLETVTKMLFPDGGNLKQYKASLLRSSEPYLDVYSNLYYFLAQSEEMNATDKWPGFVLTKEGEEFVQQNANLFKYDLLYNPLRFESWQRLANIYDEEVDLLLNDGSKHINVSGWRKNITLPQRVETSRRRSRRCLLISLALAKTSEQQCEIHELLALVYYDSLQNVVPFYDQRSLVPSRDAVWRIYCENSMRHFKKALMHKQDWSHAFYIGKLCEKLGYSYETSLSYYDKAIALNPSAVDPFYRMHASRLKLLWNCGKQNVEVLKVLSTYFFSQSLKDAAMNIISKITPETSLLEEDKLEKTEKREEVWNMLYNDCLSALEICVGGDLKHFHKARFMLAQGLYKKGGRGDLQKAKDELSFCFRSSRSCFTINMWEIDGMVKKGKRKAPGLAGNKKALEVNLPESSRKFITCIRKYLLFYLKLLEETGDICTLDRAYVSLRSDKRFSLCIEDLVPVALGRHIKALVLSINQVETAATDPASSFEHQLEKIFGLFMEQGTLWPEICSLPEIRSPEISESSLYGYLHQYIVSLERNGKLETLEAINERIRKRFKNPKLSNSNCAKVCRHASSAWYRSIIIGLASITPLQSGFSNEVQTLSQPTDGVVESSQQLCVDLQTHEIWNSSFEDSTHLESLQAKWNPTLAKINNIVIKKASDGDLETANTLLRSSYNFYRESSCVMLPSSLNLSLVPSRLVKEKQFPLSIEGVEPLDLSIPRKLLLWAYALLNGRYASISVAVKYCEENAKLKMKRGAATSSAPQNTNTSIAASSHTAAGSGKEAASHGGGSEVETTVVTSGPPVVVSESDSRHSANPLPSSSEGQRSLLMAPQLHPCNNNEGERGRSSVGHEGDDTNKG, from the exons ATGCTGAA GTGGATAACAATACTACCGACGGTCATCTGTTACAACTCAA GTTCAGGTCATTATGAGAGTGCTTTGCGTTGTTATCTTCAAGCTGTAGAGATTGATAACAAAGATTCGGTTGTCTGGAACCAGCTGGGGACTCTATCATGCTCAATGGGTTCATTGAGTATTTCACGTTGGGCTTTTGAGCAGGGACTTTTGTGCAGTCCTAATAATT GgaattgcatggagaaactgTTGGAAGTTCTCATTGCCATTGGTGATGAAGTTACATGCCTTTCTGTTGCAGAGTTGATTTTAAGGCATTGGCCATCACATTCTCGTGCTTTGCATGTCAAAAATACTATTGAGGAAACAGAATCAGCTCCTTTTGCTCCTAGAGGTATAGATAAGCTGGAACCTAAACATGTACGTCTTAAATTCCATGACAAGAGAAAAGCACCTGATGAGAATCTAGATGAAGGTACTGCACTCAAAAAGTTGAACCAGAACATAGAATTGCAAATTGCAGAAGCTTCCTGGGCAGCTCTCATTGATGGACTCCTGGGAATTTTACTTCCGCTAAATGGTTGTGGTTCTGAGGTCGGGACTGGAAAATTGTACAGATCTGGGGATGTCAGGTTAAGCATTCTCTTCCCTCCTTGTGCCGAAATTGTGATGGAGCCTGTGGAAAAGAAAGAACCTACTTTAGCTCCTAGTGGTGAAAGCATGCCTCCCAGTGATAATGACTCTCAAAGAGCTAGTAGCtcgaaagaaaaagaatcaaatctTTTGGAAGAACAACCACAGGAGAGACGGAGTACTCGTCTTGAAAGTCTTAGGAGCCGTAAACCTGGCAAAGAAGAATTAGATTTTACTGCAGGTAAGGATTTGGCCAAGATTGTGCTTCAATTACTTGAACCTTTTGTCATCAGTAAACCAGACAGCAAAGGTTCTGAAGTTATTGGTAATTGTTCTGTCTCATGTGCTGATCAAGCTAATTCCTTGGATATGGAAAGTAGAGATGTTGCTAATTTTGTAAGagaaacttcaaaaaattatgGTGCTTACCATATAGGTCACTTGCTTTTGGAACATGCTGCAAGTAAAAGCCTTGTGTGTCTAGATGCGCACGTCAAATTCCTTGAGTTGGAGAAGCTTCTAAGGAATTGGGGGCAGGATAGGACTCCTGAATGTAGTCTTTTTCTCGCCGAGTTGTATTATGACATTGTGTCTTCTCCTTCCAATTCCAACAATCTATCTGAATTCTTATCAGAGGCATCCTACCATCtttgtaaaataattgaatCAGTAGCTTTAGATCATCCATTTCATTCGACATTTGGGAATAAGAATTTCTCTTCATTAAAGAGTTTCCAAGGGACTGATGCAATATCACCTGATAGCTCCATTTGTGAAAGTTCACATTTAGATAGTTCCTTGTTATCCAACAAAAGTCCCTTCTGGGCTCGTTACTTCTGGTTGAGTGGAAAGTTATCTGTTCGGGATGGGAACAAGGCAAAAGCTTACGAGGAGTTCTGCATTTCCATGTCACTTTTGGCAAAGAATGAAAATGCAGACAATTCTTGTATGGTGCAGCTGCCGCATTGTAAGATTTCTAAAGAGCTAACTGTTGAAAGGATTCTTCATGAAATCAATTTGTTAAAGGTTGATTTCTTGTTGGAGAAGACTCTAGGTGAGATGATTGAGAAAGAGGTGTTTGTGGAATGTGTAACTTTGCTTGctcctcttcttttttctgcCAATTCTTTATCACCTTCACTGGCATCTGACCCAAAGGGTGATGGTGTTACCCCTGTTGAACTATCAGCATTAGATATATTAATTAAAGCTTGTCAGAAGATAAAGCCAATGGATATGGAGGTGTATTTGACTAGTCACACACGAAAGCTTCAAATACTCATGGCACTAGCTGGAATGGGTGAATGTGTTGCTTTTGGTAAAGCCTTTCATCAAAAGTCAGTGCCAAAAATGCTTTCTGGTCCTGAGATGGTATCAAGTGACGGTACTAGCAAGCACTGGAATGACCTGGTTACAGAGGAAGTGAAGGAGATTTTACAATGTGTTTCACAAGTGAAAAACTTCATTGATCAATCTGGAGAGTCT AATGGCATTGGTTTAGTTAGCATCTTTAGTGACCTTCAATCACTGCTTCTGGCAATGATGTACAACATTGCAAACAATGTCTTTTGCAAGAAATCCTCTATGCAAGTAAATGCTGATCACCTGGAACAAAAGCAAAGTAATTGCTTCATTGATGCAGCCATTGCTTTCTGCAAGCTTCAACACCTTGACTCTTCAGTAACTGTTAAAAGCCAG GTTGAATTAATTGTAGCAACTCATGACTTGCTTGCTGAATATGGGCTTTGTTGCGCGGGTGAGGGAGGTGAAGGGGAGGAAGCAACATTTCTTAAATTTGCAATAAAGCATCTCTTGGCCTTGGATATGAAGCTAAAATCcagttttaactcttcaagcaGGGAGATAAGTCCAGATGACAGGCAGCCAAGCAATGATAATGATTTCAAAACAtcagaaaatgaaataagtTCAGATAAGAAAGGTGAGAGAATGTGTGGAACTCATAATTCTGAATCTATTACTGCAATGAAGGATGATATTGAAGGGATTACTTCTAAAGGAACTCCATCTTTTTCTGGCCAAGAGAAAGACAATGCAATAGCACTTCAAAAGCAATGTACTAATGTCGACAAaatcaatcttggagaaaaaTGCGGTCATCAGCTTGATGAAGGTGACGATGAGCTCAGTGAAGATGAAAAGGAGGAACTTGAGCTAATTATAGATAATGCTTTGGATCAGTGCTTTTTCTGCTTATATGGTCTTAATCTTAGATCTGACTCATCTTATGATGATGAACTGGCTGTGCACAAAAATACTAGTCGTGGTGATTATCAGACTAAAGAACAATGTGCTGATGTTTTCCAATATATTCTTCCTTCTGCAAAAGCTTCTTCT AGAACTGGATTGGTCAAACTTCGCAGAGTGCTAAGAACCATACGTAAACACTTTCCTCAACCACCTGAAGAAATTTTGGCTGGAAACATAATAGATAAGTTTTTTGATGCTGATTTATGCGAGGAGGAACTGTCGGAGATGGCTGGATCTGAAGGTTATCTGGAGACTGTAACAAAGATGCTTTTTCCTGATGGAGGAAACCTCAAACAGTACAAGGCATCATTATTACGGAG CTCTGAGCCATATTTGGATGTCTATAGCAATCTTTATTATTTCCTAGCACAGTCTGAAGAAATGAATGCAACTGATAAATGGCCTGGCTTTGTTCTCACCAAGGAAGGGGAGGAATTTGTTCAGCAAAATGCAAACCTCTTCAAATATGACCTGCTCTATAACCCCCTACGCTTTGAGAGTTGGCAACGTCTTGCAAATATTTATGACGAG GAGGTGGATTTGCTGCTAAATGATGGGAGTAAGCACATAAATGTATCAGGATGGAGGAAGAATATCACTTTGCCTCAGAGAGTTGAGACAAGTCGGAGGAGAAGTAGGCGCTGTCTATTAATAAGTCTGGCTTTGGCTAAGACATCAGAGCAGCAG TGTGAGATACATGAACTATTGGCATTAGTGTACTACGACAGCCTTCAGAATGTTGTTCCCTTCTATGATCAGCGATCACTTGTGCCCTCAAGGGATGCAGTTtggaggatatattgtgaaaactCCATGAGGCATTTCAAAAAAGCCTTAATGCACAA GCAGGACTGGTCACATGCATTCTACATAGGAAAACTCTGTGAGAAGCTTGGATACTCATATGAGACATCGTTGTCCTATTATGATAAAGCCATTGCTTTGAATCCATCAGCTGTTGATCCTTTCTACAGGATGCATGCTTCACGCTTGAAGTTACTCTGGAACTGTGGAAAACAAAATGTTGAAGTTTTAAAG GTTCTCTCAACGTATTTTTTCAGTCAATCTTTGAAGGATGCTGCAATGAACATTATCAGCAAAATAACTCCTGAAACTTCACTTTTGGAAGAAGATAAATTGGAAAAAACAGAGAAAAGGGAGGAGGTGTGGAACATGCTCTACAATGACTGTCTTTCCGCCCTGGAAATTTGTGTTGGAGGAGATCTGAAACATTTTCATAAGGCCAGATTTATGCTCGCCCAAGGATTATATAAAAAGGGGGGCAGAGGTGATTTGCAGAAGGCTAAAGACGAACTTTCTTTTTGCTTCAGATCATCTCGGTCATGCTTTACAATAAACATGTGGGAGATTGATGGCATGGTGAAAAAGGGAAA GCGCAAAGCACCAGGCTTAGCTGGGAACAAGAAGGCCCTTGAAGTAAACTTACCAGAGAGCTCTAGAAAGTTTATAACTTGCATCCGGAAATACTTGTTGTTTTATCTGAAATTGTTGGAAGAAACTGGAGATATCTGTACTCTTGACCGGGCTTATGTCTCCCTTCGGTCTGATAAGCGG TTCTCCTTGTGCATTGAAGATCTTGTTCCAGTGGCACTTGGGAGGCACATCAAGGCTCTAGTTTTATCCATTAATCAAGTTGAGACTGCTGCTACTGATCCTGCATCTAGTTTTGAGCATCAACTAGAGAAGATATTTGGTTTGTTTATGGAACAGGGTACCTTATGGCCTGAGATCTGCTCTTTGCCTGAGATTAGAAGTCCAGAAATATCCGAAAGCAGTTTATATGG GTATCTTCACCAGTACATTGTGTCGCTGGAAAGAAATGGAAAACTGGAAACACTTGAAGCAATAAATGAGAGGATCCGGAAACGGTTCAAGAACCCAAAATTGTCAAATAGTAATTGTGCCAAAGTTTGCAGGCATGCCTCTAGTGCTTGGTATCGTTCTATTATAATTGGCTTGGCATCAATCACTCCTTTGCAATCTGGATTCTCGAATGAGGTTCAAACTCTTAGCCAACCAACAGATGGTGTCGTGGAAAGCAGTCAGCAGCTTTGTGTTGATCTGCAAACACATGAAATATGGAATTCATCATTCGAGGACTCAACTCATTTGGAAAGTCTTCAAGCAAAATGGAACCCAACATTggcaaaaattaataatattgtgATAAAGAAAGCTTCTGATGGAGATTTGGAGACTGCCAACACTTTGCTTAGAAGTTCATATAATTTCTATCGCGAGAGCTCCTGTGTAATGCTCCCTTCCAGTCTCAACCTTTCTTTAGTGCCGTCTCGACTAGTAAAAGAAAAGCAATTTCCGTTGAGCATAGAAGGGGTTGAACCTCTTGATCTAAGCATTCCAAGGAAGCTTTTGTTGTGGGCTTATGCGCTGTTGAATGGCCGCTATGCCAGCATCTCGGTCGCTGTAAAATATTGTGAAGAAAATGCTAAG TTGAAGATGAAAAGGGGAGCTGCAACTTCTTCAGCACCTCAAAATACGAACACTAGCATTGCTGCATCCAGCCATACAG CTGCCGGTAGCGGCAAAGAAGCAGCAAGTCACGGTGGAGGCAGTGAAGTGGAGACAACTGTGGTGACATCGGGGCCACCTGTTGTAGTGTCTGAAAGTGATAGCAGACATTCTGCCAATCCACTTCCATCGTCGAGTGAGGGTCAAAGAAGCTTACTCATGGCTCCACAGCTTCATCCCTGTAACAACAATGAAGGGGAAAGGGGAAGGAGCAGTGTTGGACACGAAGGAGATGATACTAACAAAGGCTGA